Proteins encoded in a region of the Ranitomeya imitator isolate aRanImi1 chromosome 9, aRanImi1.pri, whole genome shotgun sequence genome:
- the LOC138648594 gene encoding interferon-induced protein with tetratricopeptide repeats 2-like, protein MEEILNQLQCQFTWDFEIEDKLNCLHILTNVEMKINHTNYRNHSILYNFKAFILQKQDRSKDALESLKKAENVITEDFPSTVDQHILATYGNYAWIYYHLDDFCKMNAYLCKIRDICAKLQGSEYSVETAEMHAEEGWSYWASGQRNGVHATRCFQRALEMSPNDESLHIGLAFSLCANFWHTRDLDVGHDAIELLEQIVQKDPENWEAVVELYIALQGTGEISRCLTLVENDLPNCLNPSILRKLAITFKSTDPERAIRILNRANMLTSDYHLLLSDFGDIYFNMLKTNTFRGQERENILSTAMNYYARAIQLQPSSVSSRLRLAHLYGERGQTEFQEFIYKRLANQVPNMSEKSKAYLWYRYGDFKYKSKQHGEAIELYKRGYACSPLSFPGLRCKKNLERQIRWYTRQGDIQRANEISSFLNEN, encoded by the coding sequence ATGGAGGAAATATTGAACCAGCTTCAGTGCCAATTTACCTGGGATTTCGAAATTGAAGATAAACTTAATTGTCTTCACATCCTTACAAATGTTGAGATGAAAATTAATCATACAAACTACCGGAATCATTCTATTCTTTATAACTTTAAAGCTTTTATTTTGCAAAAACAAGATAGAAGCAAAGATGCTCTTGAAAGTCTTAAAAAGGCAGAAAATGTAATAACGGAAGACTTTCCTTCAACTGTTGACCAACACATACTGGCCACCTATGGTAACTATGCCTGGATTTATTACCATTTGGATGACTTTTGCAAAATGAATGCTTATCTTTGTAAAATAAGAGACATTTGTGCCAAACTACAAGGCAGTGAATATTCTGTGGAGACTGCAGAGATGCACGCTGAAGAAGGATGGTCCTATTGGGCATCAGGCCAACGAAATGGAGTCCATGCTACAAGGTGCTTTCAAAGAGCTTTGGAGATGTCCCCGAATGATGAGAGCCTTCACATTGGGTTGGCATTTTCCTTATGTGCAAATTTTTGGCACACCAGGGATCTTGACGTAGGGCATGATGCAATTGAACTTTTGGAACAAATAGTGCAGAAAGACCCTGAAAACTGGGAGGCTGTAGTGGAGTTATATATTGCCCTTCAAGGTACAGGTGAAATTAGTAGGTGTCTTACTCTGGTTGAAAATGATCTTCCAAATTGTTTGAACCCATCAATCCTGAGAAAACTAGCTATCACTTTTAAATCAACAGACCCAGAAAGGGCTATACGTATTCTAAACCGGGCAAATATGTTGACTTCAGACTACCATCTTCTACTGTCAGATTTTGGAGACATTTATTTTAATATGCTAAAAACCAACACATTTAGAGGACAGGAAAGAGAAAATATACTATCCACGGCAATGAATTATTATGCAAGGGCAATTCAGCTCCAACCATCATCTGTGTCTTCTAGGCTTAGACTGGCTCATCTGTATGGAGAAAGAGGGCAAACAGAATTTCAGGAATTCATTTATAAAAGATTAGCGAATCAGGTTCCCAACATGTCTGAAAAAAGCAAAGCATACCTTTGGTACCGATATGGAGACTTTAAATATAAATCCAAACAGCATGGGGAGGCAATCGAGTTGTATAAAAGGGGTTATGCGTGTAGCCCCCTGTCATTCCCTGGTTTAAGATGCAAAAAGAATTTGGAAAGGCAGATTAGATGGTATACCAGACAAGGAGATATACAACGAGCAAATGAGATCTCCAGTTTCTTAAATGAGAACTAA